In one Aquabacterium sp. OR-4 genomic region, the following are encoded:
- a CDS encoding alpha/beta fold hydrolase produces MDILKRSNVVVSGRGQQPIVFVHGFGCDQQMWRFVAPAFEDTHRVVLFDHIGCGKSDLAFYDDQRHATLAGYAADLVDILEHADLRNAILVGHSVSSVISILAAIQAPERVSRLVLVGPSPRYLNDPPDYVGGFERADIDGLLDMMESNMLGWADFLAPVVVGPGHDPERTQELKESFCAADPYIARRFASATFLADNRADLPLLNRPSLIVQCADDAIAPRAVGEYMHAHLRQSTLRVIEASGHCPHMTHPAETIAVIRDYLAQT; encoded by the coding sequence ATGGACATTCTGAAACGCAGCAACGTCGTGGTGTCCGGCCGCGGCCAACAGCCCATCGTGTTTGTTCACGGCTTCGGCTGTGACCAGCAGATGTGGCGTTTTGTGGCGCCGGCCTTCGAAGACACGCACCGCGTGGTGCTGTTCGATCACATCGGCTGCGGCAAGTCCGACCTGGCCTTCTACGACGACCAGCGCCACGCCACGCTGGCCGGTTATGCGGCCGATCTGGTCGACATCCTCGAGCATGCCGACCTGCGCAATGCCATCCTGGTGGGGCATTCGGTCAGTTCGGTGATCTCGATCCTGGCCGCCATCCAGGCGCCCGAGCGGGTGTCGCGGCTGGTGCTGGTGGGCCCGTCGCCGCGCTACCTGAACGACCCGCCCGACTATGTGGGCGGCTTCGAACGGGCCGACATCGACGGCCTGCTCGACATGATGGAAAGCAACATGCTCGGCTGGGCCGATTTTCTGGCCCCGGTGGTGGTGGGCCCGGGCCACGACCCCGAGCGCACGCAGGAGCTCAAGGAGAGCTTCTGCGCCGCCGATCCGTACATTGCGCGCCGCTTTGCCAGCGCCACCTTCCTGGCTGACAACCGCGCCGACCTGCCGCTGCTGAACCGGCCCTCGTTGATCGTGCAGTGCGCCGACGACGCCATCGCGCCGCGCGCGGTGGGCGAGTACATGCACGCGCACCTGCGCCAGAGCACGCTGCGCGTGATCGAGGCCTCGGGCCATTGCCCGCACATGACCCACCCGGCCGAGACCATCGCCGTGATCCGCGACTATCTGGCGCAGACGTGA
- a CDS encoding zinc-binding metallopeptidase family protein: MTPFRCTQCQATVFFENTECVQCHALLGFEPAAGRMQAYRADPAAPADAPPRWLPALAGEPATPCHNRIRHQVCNWMVDDAAQGHTLCRSCRLTRTIPDLGVPGHLQRWARIEQAKRRLLFGLDRLGLRPQPRRTPPGPAGAGLPDMAPETATSDTATPDTGLCFDLLADAADGVPVRTGHDRGVITLNIAEADDAHREAERVRLGEPLRTLLGHLRHEVAHYLQYRWIDGDAQRSAHCRAVFGDERADYAQALQAHYRQGPAEGWAQRHISAYASAHPWEDWAETCAHWLLIEDAVQTATAWGLQLDGPAPARPDGLHPGEARDTVARVLQQWLPVAQFLNAMNRSIGVHDSYPFLMPQAVLDKLAAVAALLGEPAPQAGPPAVPQPMPQPAMPRAPQPPQPPQPTTPA; this comes from the coding sequence ATGACGCCGTTTCGATGTACCCAGTGCCAGGCCACGGTGTTTTTCGAGAACACCGAGTGCGTGCAGTGCCATGCCCTGCTCGGCTTCGAGCCCGCCGCCGGCCGCATGCAGGCCTACCGCGCCGACCCGGCCGCGCCCGCCGATGCCCCGCCACGCTGGCTGCCGGCGCTGGCCGGTGAACCCGCCACGCCCTGCCACAACCGCATCCGCCACCAGGTGTGCAACTGGATGGTTGACGACGCCGCGCAGGGCCACACGCTGTGCCGCAGCTGCCGCCTCACGCGCACCATCCCCGACCTGGGCGTGCCCGGCCATCTGCAGCGCTGGGCCCGCATCGAGCAGGCCAAGCGCCGCCTGCTGTTCGGGCTGGATCGCCTGGGCCTGCGCCCGCAGCCGCGCCGCACGCCGCCGGGGCCCGCCGGCGCCGGGCTGCCAGACATGGCGCCTGAGACCGCCACATCCGACACCGCCACGCCCGACACCGGCCTGTGCTTCGATCTGCTGGCCGACGCGGCCGATGGCGTGCCGGTGCGCACCGGCCACGACCGCGGCGTGATCACGCTCAACATTGCCGAGGCCGACGACGCGCACCGCGAGGCCGAGCGGGTGCGCCTGGGCGAGCCGCTGCGCACCCTGCTGGGCCACCTGCGCCACGAGGTGGCGCACTACCTGCAGTACCGCTGGATCGACGGTGACGCGCAGCGCAGCGCGCACTGCCGTGCGGTGTTCGGCGACGAGCGCGCCGACTATGCGCAGGCGCTGCAGGCGCACTACCGCCAGGGCCCGGCCGAGGGCTGGGCACAGCGTCACATCTCGGCCTACGCCAGCGCCCATCCGTGGGAAGACTGGGCCGAGACCTGCGCGCACTGGCTGCTGATCGAGGACGCGGTGCAGACCGCCACCGCCTGGGGCCTGCAGCTCGACGGCCCGGCCCCGGCCCGGCCCGACGGCCTGCACCCCGGCGAGGCCCGCGACACCGTGGCCCGGGTGCTGCAGCAATGGTTGCCGGTGGCGCAGTTTCTCAACGCGATGAACCGCAGCATCGGCGTGCACGACAGCTACCCCTTCCTGATGCCCCAGGCGGTGCTGGACAAGCTGGCCGCCGTGGCCGCCCTGCTGGGCGAGCCGGCGCCTCAGGCCGGCCCCCCAGCCGTGCCGCAGCCCATGCCGCAGCCCGCGATGCCACGCGCGCCGCAGCCCCCGCAGCCCCCGCAGCCGACTACGCCGGCCTGA